The Lampris incognitus isolate fLamInc1 unplaced genomic scaffold, fLamInc1.hap2 scaffold_152, whole genome shotgun sequence genome has a segment encoding these proteins:
- the LOC130132591 gene encoding class I histocompatibility antigen, F10 alpha chain-like, with translation MGVFILLLVLCPLASAVPHSLKYFYTGSSHVPNFPEFVTVGMVDGLQMVHYDSNTQRAVPKQDWMDQVTAGDPQYWERNTGNFMDSQQLFKTNIETVKQRFNQTGGMFMFHFSPITCAVSIGTRYI, from the exons ATGGGAGTGTTTATTTTGCTGCTCGTCTTGTGTCCTCTTGCGTCTGCAG TGCCCCACTCCCTGAAGTACTTCTACactggatcctcccacgtgcccaaCTTCCCAGAGTTTGTGACTGTTGGGATGGTTgatggtcttcagatggttcattaTGACAGCAACACTCAGAGAGCAGTACCCAAACAAGACTGGATGGACCAGGTCACAGCAGGTGACCCACAGTACTGGGAGAGGAACACTGGAAATTTCATGGATTCCCAGCAGCTCTTCAAAACCAACATTGAGACTGTGAAGCAGCGCttcaaccaaactggaggtaTGTTTATGTTTCACTTCTCACCAATAACAT GTGCCGTCAGTATTGGTACCCGCTACATATAG